From Candidatus Methylomirabilota bacterium, a single genomic window includes:
- a CDS encoding cupin domain-containing protein encodes MDETAVARVTGVAQVFDLHALKAFVPEKRVRKMLFKTDQLWSEIVCYEPGHSTVMHQHPREEEAIFVLEGTANMNIDGHEVVVPAGSIVKFPNAVMHDVRNLGTERCVIMFLKVNPKVLKGSHDG; translated from the coding sequence ATGGACGAGACGGCTGTTGCTCGCGTAACCGGCGTGGCGCAGGTGTTCGACCTCCACGCGCTCAAGGCGTTCGTGCCCGAGAAGCGTGTGCGCAAGATGCTCTTCAAGACCGACCAGCTCTGGTCGGAGATCGTCTGCTACGAGCCCGGGCACTCCACGGTCATGCACCAGCACCCCAGGGAGGAGGAGGCGATCTTCGTCCTCGAGGGCACGGCCAACATGAACATCGACGGCCACGAGGTTGTGGTGCCGGCCGGCTCGATCGTCAAGTTTCCGAATGCCGTGATGCACGATGTCCGCAACCTGGGTACGGAGCGTTGCGTGATCATGTTTCTCAAGGTCAATCCGAAGGTCTTGAAGGGGAGCCACGATGGGTAA